The proteins below come from a single Psychrobacter sp. PL19 genomic window:
- a CDS encoding transposase, translating into MSKDRAKHCFARAQGKSCARVTRFHKNKRIQKLLNRHGHRILWLPPYSPDLNPIEKKWAQAKFLRQGWMENDLPKLFHDMGCIDFIRT; encoded by the coding sequence ATGAGCAAGGATAGAGCAAAGCACTGCTTTGCCCGAGCGCAAGGTAAGAGCTGTGCTCGAGTGACTCGGTTTCATAAAAATAAGCGTATTCAAAAACTACTCAATAGGCATGGCCATCGCATTCTATGGCTACCACCGTACAGCCCTGATCTTAACCCTATCGAGAAAAAATGGGCTCAGGCTAAATTCCTACGCCAAGGTTGGATGGAGAATGATCTACCTAAACTATTTCATGATATGGGCTGTATCGATTTTATAAGGACTTAA
- a CDS encoding IS630 transposase-related protein, whose amino-acid sequence MTYSLDFRKQVLKSLDGGMTFAQAVDFYDLSPTTIQNWKRRVHSKTTRQTKPHKISDDVLLNDVKEHPDDYQYERARRLNCSPSGIYHALKRLGISKKKDLRASKSLPPKES is encoded by the coding sequence ATGACTTATTCACTAGATTTTCGCAAACAAGTCCTTAAAAGCTTGGACGGGGGTATGACCTTTGCTCAAGCGGTTGATTTCTATGATCTTAGTCCAACCACCATACAAAACTGGAAGCGGCGTGTCCACAGCAAAACAACAAGGCAAACTAAACCTCATAAGATAAGCGATGACGTTCTGCTCAATGATGTTAAAGAGCATCCTGACGATTACCAGTATGAGCGAGCTCGTCGATTAAACTGTAGCCCATCAGGCATTTATCACGCCTTAAAGCGCTTAGGTATTAGCAAAAAAAAAGACCTTAGAGCATCCAAAAGCTTGCCCCCTAAAGAGAGCTAA